The following proteins are encoded in a genomic region of [Eubacterium] hominis:
- the hisZ gene encoding ATP phosphoribosyltransferase regulatory subunit gives MKKFSIPSGTRDLILDECMKKRALQKGIEEVFDAYGYDEIITPSIEYYQTYQTGFEQLKDEQMYKFFDQDGKILTLRMDMTVPIARVCASKFKDQTPPFRFRYHANVYKVKQSFAGKRNEVTDCGIELLGLQDKESDLEILMCALEVMETMKQSSYTLEIGNVNFFHSACDELQLDKEEVEILADLIDRKSMIELKDYLSKLKLDEDKQQFFLQLPWLCGDIKVLDDALTYCFNDQLKDIVYQLKQLMSDLTALGYGKHITFDLGKVPHLNYYSGLLFEGFVEGIGTSVLSGGRYDHLLEKFGKPMPAIGFSVKLDYLLEVYELTCETKKTIQILYPLSKQLEALQKAKTLRKDYRVELLPQEREDIEVKEVMA, from the coding sequence ATGAAAAAATTCAGTATTCCTTCAGGTACAAGAGATTTGATATTAGATGAATGTATGAAAAAAAGAGCTTTACAAAAAGGCATTGAAGAAGTGTTTGACGCATATGGATATGATGAAATTATTACACCATCCATCGAATATTATCAAACATATCAGACAGGTTTTGAACAGTTAAAGGATGAACAGATGTATAAATTCTTTGATCAAGATGGAAAGATATTAACGCTGCGTATGGATATGACAGTGCCAATCGCCCGTGTGTGTGCTTCTAAGTTTAAAGATCAGACACCGCCATTTCGTTTCCGTTATCATGCAAACGTATATAAGGTGAAACAGTCTTTTGCGGGAAAACGCAATGAAGTTACGGATTGTGGGATTGAATTATTAGGTTTACAGGATAAAGAAAGTGATCTTGAAATTTTAATGTGTGCTTTAGAAGTTATGGAAACGATGAAACAAAGCTCTTATACGCTGGAAATTGGAAATGTGAATTTCTTCCATAGTGCATGTGATGAATTGCAGTTAGATAAAGAGGAAGTTGAAATTTTGGCAGATTTAATCGATCGTAAGAGTATGATAGAATTAAAAGATTATTTATCAAAATTGAAATTAGATGAAGATAAACAACAGTTTTTCTTACAGCTGCCATGGCTTTGCGGTGATATAAAGGTATTAGACGATGCTTTGACTTATTGTTTCAATGATCAGTTAAAGGATATCGTATACCAGTTGAAACAGCTGATGAGTGATTTAACCGCATTGGGATATGGAAAACATATTACATTTGATTTAGGGAAAGTACCACATTTAAACTATTATAGTGGATTATTATTTGAAGGCTTTGTGGAAGGTATTGGAACCAGCGTATTAAGCGGTGGCCGCTATGATCATCTATTAGAAAAATTTGGCAAGCCAATGCCAGCCATTGGGTTCTCAGTAAAACTGGATTATCTTTTAGAGGTATATGAACTGACATGTGAAACAAAAAAGACAATACAGATACTTTATCCATTGTCTAAGCAGTTGGAAGCTTTACAGAAAGCAAAAACATTACGTAAAGATTATCGTGTGGAATTATTGCCACAAGAGCGAGAAGATATAGAAGTGAAGGAGGTTATGGCATGA
- a CDS encoding ATP phosphoribosyltransferase: MSISFALTKGRLEKETVKMLEKSGYGIENLKDKGRALVFPDTKKDIRYFLVKANDCITYVQHGVADIGVVGKDTLLEGDKDYYEMLDLGIGKCKFIVAGLPENNLFDKVGHVKIGTKYPNIAKAYFLEKGMDVELIKIDGSVELAPILGLCDGIVDIMETGTTLKENGLVVFDTVCDISARVIVNKASFKLKKDEITQILNDLKSVMED, translated from the coding sequence ATGAGTATATCATTTGCACTTACCAAAGGCCGTTTAGAAAAAGAAACAGTGAAGATGCTGGAAAAAAGTGGTTATGGCATAGAAAACCTAAAAGATAAAGGAAGAGCACTTGTATTTCCTGATACCAAAAAAGACATTCGTTATTTCTTAGTAAAGGCGAATGATTGTATTACCTATGTACAACATGGGGTTGCGGATATTGGTGTTGTAGGTAAAGATACTTTATTAGAAGGCGATAAAGATTATTATGAAATGCTAGACTTAGGGATAGGCAAATGTAAATTTATTGTCGCAGGACTTCCTGAAAATAATTTATTCGATAAAGTAGGACATGTGAAAATTGGTACGAAATATCCTAATATCGCAAAGGCTTATTTTTTAGAAAAAGGTATGGATGTAGAATTGATCAAAATTGATGGGTCTGTGGAATTGGCGCCTATTTTAGGCTTATGTGATGGCATTGTGGATATCATGGAAACAGGCACAACCTTGAAGGAAAATGGTCTGGTTGTATTTGATACTGTATGTGATATTTCTGCCAGAGTCATTGTGAATAAAGCAAGCTTTAAACTAAAGAAAGACGAAATTACACAGATCTTGAATGATTTGAAATCAGTGATGGAGGATTAA
- the hisD gene encoding histidinol dehydrogenase yields MLSEIKKENSEELKAYLESRNEEISSDIIVTVSKILEDVRKRKDEAVIAYTEKFDGIRLENYCVSEAEIDEAASHCDPFFMESMQKAKKNIEFFHNAQKQNGYLLQKEKGIYLGQRVLPLDSVGIYVPGGRAQYPSSVLMNAIPAKVAGVKRIVMITPPSKEGSLHPNIAYAAKLAGIDEIYKVGGAQGIGALAYGTQTLPPVDKIVGPGNIFVAAAKKLVFGKVDIDMIAGPSEILVVADENANPAYVASDLLSQAEHDPMASAILLTTSVSLLDAVNEELRKQTDVLPKKAIVEESMKHYGKAIVCDSIEECVNIANQIAPEHLELMVEDPMAYLGLVRHAGSVFMGYYTCESIGDYFGGTNHVLPTSGTARFSSALSVDSFIKKSSFLHYTKEAVDAYGSYIVEMGEQEDLQAHANAVKVRLK; encoded by the coding sequence ATGTTAAGTGAAATCAAAAAGGAAAACAGTGAAGAATTAAAAGCATATCTGGAAAGCCGTAATGAGGAAATAAGCAGTGATATCATTGTGACTGTATCAAAAATATTAGAAGATGTTAGAAAGCGAAAAGATGAAGCGGTTATTGCATATACAGAAAAATTTGATGGAATCCGATTAGAAAACTATTGTGTAAGTGAAGCAGAAATAGATGAGGCAGCATCACATTGTGATCCGTTTTTTATGGAAAGCATGCAGAAGGCAAAGAAAAATATTGAATTTTTCCACAATGCGCAGAAACAGAATGGATATTTGCTACAGAAGGAAAAAGGTATTTATTTAGGACAGCGTGTACTTCCATTAGACAGTGTTGGTATTTATGTACCAGGTGGTCGTGCGCAATATCCAAGCAGTGTTTTAATGAATGCGATTCCAGCAAAAGTAGCCGGAGTAAAACGTATTGTAATGATTACACCGCCAAGTAAAGAAGGCTCTTTACACCCTAATATTGCATATGCCGCAAAACTTGCGGGTATTGATGAGATTTATAAAGTAGGTGGTGCACAGGGAATTGGGGCATTGGCTTATGGTACCCAAACTCTGCCACCGGTGGATAAAATTGTGGGACCAGGAAACATTTTTGTGGCAGCTGCCAAAAAATTGGTGTTTGGAAAAGTAGATATTGATATGATTGCCGGACCAAGTGAAATTCTAGTTGTCGCAGATGAAAATGCTAATCCTGCTTATGTCGCAAGTGATTTATTATCTCAGGCAGAACATGATCCAATGGCCAGCGCAATCTTATTGACAACTTCTGTTTCCTTATTGGATGCGGTTAATGAAGAGTTAAGAAAACAAACAGATGTATTGCCAAAGAAAGCCATTGTGGAAGAAAGTATGAAGCATTATGGGAAAGCAATTGTATGTGACAGTATTGAAGAATGTGTTAACATCGCTAATCAAATCGCACCAGAGCATTTAGAATTGATGGTAGAAGATCCTATGGCATATTTAGGTCTGGTAAGACATGCAGGCAGTGTGTTTATGGGATATTATACATGTGAAAGTATTGGAGATTATTTTGGCGGTACCAATCATGTATTGCCAACAAGTGGCACAGCACGTTTCTCTAGTGCGTTATCAGTAGATAGTTTTATTAAAAAATCAAGTTTCCTGCATTATACAAAAGAAGCAGTGGACGCATATGGTTCTTACATTGTGGAAATGGGAGAACAGGAAGATTTACAGGCACATGCCAATGCGGTAAAAGTGAGGTTGAAGTAA
- the hisC gene encoding histidinol-phosphate transaminase, with product MKEIQSYEAQKQEGILLNANELYKNASDEIIEEVKEALSDIAFNRYPDMENKELIQAYGNVMNIQSNKILAGNGSDEMLGLLIGYFLGKGKRLYTLDPDFSMYDYYASMHEADVVKYTCFEDGAFDVDKFIQDGKEKSVNMILFSNPNNPTGHAINRKVIDKILYAFPDIPVIIDEAYGEFASESMLQCVDQYENLYVTRTLSKAYGLAGARLGFLISNVKNIQELKPYVVPYNISSFTQKIGVIVLRHAKEYQPIVRDTIEQREKMFQKLKDLKTVRFYPSQANYLYGRCACKDKLLQAFEEKQIVIRNYKGSDSFRITIGSKEQNKLVMDVLLQFDKEEHVCEV from the coding sequence ATGAAAGAAATACAGTCCTATGAAGCACAAAAACAAGAAGGAATTCTGTTAAATGCAAATGAATTATATAAAAACGCAAGTGATGAAATCATTGAAGAAGTCAAAGAAGCACTTTCTGATATCGCCTTCAATCGTTATCCGGATATGGAAAACAAAGAACTGATTCAGGCATATGGCAATGTAATGAATATACAAAGCAATAAAATTCTGGCAGGGAATGGCAGTGATGAAATGCTTGGTCTTTTGATTGGGTATTTCCTTGGGAAAGGAAAACGTTTATATACCCTTGATCCAGATTTCTCCATGTATGATTATTATGCGAGTATGCATGAAGCAGATGTTGTGAAATATACCTGTTTTGAAGATGGCGCATTTGATGTGGATAAGTTTATTCAGGATGGAAAAGAAAAAAGTGTAAATATGATTCTGTTTTCTAATCCCAATAATCCTACAGGGCATGCGATTAATCGTAAAGTCATTGATAAAATCCTGTATGCATTCCCTGATATTCCTGTCATTATTGATGAAGCATATGGAGAATTTGCGAGTGAAAGCATGTTACAGTGTGTGGATCAGTATGAAAACTTATATGTCACAAGAACCTTGTCAAAAGCTTATGGACTTGCGGGTGCCAGATTAGGCTTTTTAATCAGTAATGTAAAGAATATTCAGGAATTAAAGCCTTATGTTGTGCCTTATAATATTTCTTCATTTACACAAAAAATCGGCGTCATTGTTTTACGTCATGCGAAAGAATATCAGCCCATCGTGCGTGATACAATTGAACAGCGTGAAAAGATGTTTCAGAAATTAAAGGATTTAAAGACAGTGCGTTTTTATCCATCTCAGGCAAATTATCTATATGGCAGATGTGCGTGTAAAGATAAATTGCTTCAGGCATTTGAAGAAAAACAGATCGTAATAAGAAATTATAAAGGCAGTGATAGTTTTAGAATCACGATAGGCAGTAAAGAACAAAATAAATTAGTCATGGATGTTTTACTGCAGTTTGATAAGGAGGAACATGTATGCGAAGTGTAA
- the hisB gene encoding imidazoleglycerol-phosphate dehydratase HisB: protein MRSVNKQRDTKETQISCYVNLDGDGTNDIHTGVGFFDHMLTLFSFHSGIDVKLKANGDLNVCDHHTVEDCGILLGTCVKEALQDKRGIARYGNMMLPMDETLCNVTLDISGRPYLVYHCELKRDQIGNFSCEMVEEFLRAFAFAAGITLHVNVYYGVNDHHKIEAIFKALGRALKAAVKVEGDALPSTKGKLE from the coding sequence ATGCGAAGTGTAAATAAACAACGGGATACCAAAGAAACACAGATTTCCTGTTATGTAAATTTGGATGGGGATGGCACAAATGATATCCATACAGGTGTTGGCTTTTTTGATCATATGCTGACATTGTTTTCCTTTCATTCAGGTATTGATGTAAAATTAAAGGCAAATGGTGATTTGAATGTATGTGATCATCATACAGTAGAAGATTGTGGTATTTTGCTTGGCACATGTGTGAAGGAAGCTTTGCAGGATAAACGTGGCATAGCCCGTTATGGAAACATGATGCTGCCAATGGATGAAACATTATGCAATGTTACTTTAGATATCAGTGGTCGTCCTTATCTGGTATATCATTGTGAATTAAAACGTGATCAAATTGGCAATTTCTCATGTGAAATGGTAGAAGAATTCTTGCGTGCATTTGCATTTGCGGCAGGAATTACATTGCATGTCAATGTGTATTATGGAGTGAATGATCATCACAAAATAGAAGCCATTTTTAAAGCTTTAGGCAGAGCCTTAAAGGCAGCTGTTAAAGTGGAAGGTGACGCACTTCCAAGTACAAAGGGGAAGTTAGAATGA
- the hisH gene encoding imidazole glycerol phosphate synthase subunit HisH — MIAIIDYDMGNLHSVENALKKIDCACKITKDPKDLKQADKLILPGVGAFPDCMKNLEESGLLEVLREEVLVNKKPLLGICLGMQALFEESEEGTPTKGLGFLKGKIVKMVEPNVKIPHIGWNLLEKNQDFALFDQLSSQPFVYYVHSYYAQGYEESDLVGYSCYGDLKIPGLLRHDNILGAQFHPEKSGEDGLAILRYFKEEFV, encoded by the coding sequence ATGATCGCTATTATTGATTATGATATGGGAAATTTGCACAGTGTAGAAAATGCGTTGAAAAAAATAGACTGTGCATGTAAAATTACGAAAGATCCCAAAGATTTAAAACAGGCAGATAAATTGATTCTGCCAGGTGTTGGCGCATTTCCGGATTGTATGAAAAATCTGGAAGAAAGTGGTTTATTGGAAGTTCTTCGTGAAGAGGTACTGGTAAACAAGAAGCCATTGCTGGGTATTTGCCTAGGCATGCAGGCGTTGTTTGAAGAAAGTGAAGAAGGAACACCTACAAAAGGATTAGGATTTCTGAAAGGTAAAATCGTGAAAATGGTGGAGCCTAATGTGAAAATCCCTCATATTGGATGGAACTTATTAGAAAAAAACCAGGATTTCGCCTTATTTGATCAACTGTCATCACAGCCATTTGTTTACTATGTACATTCTTATTATGCACAAGGTTATGAAGAAAGTGATTTAGTGGGATATTCCTGTTATGGAGATTTGAAAATTCCAGGACTGTTACGACATGATAATATTTTAGGAGCACAATTTCATCCTGAGAAAAGTGGCGAGGATGGTTTGGCAATTCTAAGGTATTTTAAGGAGGAATTTGTATGA
- the hisA gene encoding 1-(5-phosphoribosyl)-5-[(5-phosphoribosylamino)methylideneamino]imidazole-4-carboxamide isomerase, which produces MIILPAIDILNNAPVRLYQGDYGQSETVGESILEIAKVFEKEGASYLHMVDLNGAKDGKKCNAQAIIEVASTIHIPVEVGGGIRSMEDVDFYLSKGVSRVILGTAALEDETFIKAALDKYKEKIAVGIDCKDGFVCGHGWLSESKWQYIDFAKKMEAMGVKTIIVTDISKDGTMMGPNVEMLAELKKNVSMQIVASGGIKDITHIKALKDLDIYGAITGKAMYAKTLSLPEAIALCKED; this is translated from the coding sequence ATGATCATATTACCGGCAATTGATATATTGAATAATGCACCTGTACGTTTATATCAGGGAGATTATGGACAAAGTGAAACCGTTGGAGAAAGTATTTTAGAAATTGCGAAAGTGTTTGAAAAAGAAGGTGCCAGTTATCTTCATATGGTAGATTTAAATGGTGCCAAGGATGGCAAAAAATGTAATGCGCAAGCGATTATTGAAGTTGCCTCTACCATTCATATTCCTGTGGAAGTCGGTGGTGGCATCCGTTCTATGGAAGATGTGGATTTTTATCTTAGTAAAGGCGTATCCCGTGTGATTCTAGGGACAGCTGCATTAGAAGATGAAACATTTATAAAAGCTGCGCTCGACAAGTATAAAGAAAAAATTGCAGTAGGTATTGATTGTAAAGATGGCTTTGTATGTGGTCATGGATGGCTTTCAGAAAGTAAATGGCAATATATCGATTTTGCGAAGAAAATGGAAGCTATGGGAGTGAAAACAATTATCGTGACAGATATTAGTAAAGATGGAACGATGATGGGACCTAATGTTGAGATGCTGGCAGAATTAAAGAAAAATGTTTCCATGCAGATAGTTGCCAGTGGTGGTATCAAGGATATCACCCATATTAAGGCTTTAAAAGATCTGGATATTTATGGAGCAATCACCGGTAAAGCAATGTATGCGAAAACCTTATCTCTTCCAGAAGCAATTGCTTTATGTAAGGAGGACTAA
- the hisF gene encoding imidazole glycerol phosphate synthase subunit HisF, which yields MHTKRIIPCLDVKDGRVVKGINFVGLKEVGDPVELARTYYEQGADELVFLDITATNEQRDTMEQVVERVAREIFIPFTVGGGIRSVDDIRKMLRAGADKVSLNSAAVKNPDLIKEGAAMFGNQCIVLAVDGRMRQDQSGWNVVINGGRIDTGMDLLEWVKQAVSLGAGEILLTSMDADGTKQGFDIPLCKAVREIVDVPVIASGGCGALEHFAKAFEEEACDAALAASMFHYGEVTIPQVKEYLKKKGIPVRI from the coding sequence ATGCACACAAAAAGAATCATTCCATGTCTGGATGTAAAAGATGGACGTGTGGTCAAAGGCATTAACTTTGTTGGTTTAAAAGAAGTTGGCGATCCTGTAGAATTAGCCAGAACCTATTATGAACAAGGGGCTGATGAGCTTGTGTTTCTGGATATCACCGCAACAAATGAACAGCGGGATACCATGGAACAAGTGGTTGAAAGAGTCGCCAGAGAGATTTTTATTCCTTTTACCGTAGGTGGAGGCATTCGCAGTGTTGATGATATCCGTAAAATGCTTCGTGCTGGCGCAGATAAAGTCAGCTTAAACAGTGCAGCTGTAAAAAATCCTGATTTAATCAAAGAAGGTGCTGCCATGTTTGGCAATCAGTGTATTGTCTTAGCGGTTGATGGAAGAATGCGACAAGATCAAAGTGGCTGGAATGTCGTGATCAATGGTGGTCGTATAGATACAGGCATGGATTTGTTGGAATGGGTAAAACAGGCCGTATCACTTGGTGCTGGTGAAATCCTATTAACAAGCATGGACGCTGATGGTACGAAACAAGGCTTTGATATACCTTTATGCAAGGCAGTGCGTGAAATCGTTGATGTACCAGTCATTGCCAGTGGCGGTTGTGGTGCACTGGAACACTTTGCGAAAGCCTTTGAAGAAGAAGCATGTGATGCGGCACTCGCTGCTAGTATGTTTCATTATGGAGAAGTTACAATTCCACAAGTTAAGGAATATTTGAAAAAGAAAGGAATTCCTGTACGTATATGA
- the hisI gene encoding phosphoribosyl-AMP cyclohydrolase, with the protein MIKLDFEKGNGLLPVVVQDVHTKEVLMLAYMNEESLNKTIETKVATYYSRSRQALWVKGETSGHYQYVKDIRIDCDEDTILLLVEQVGAACHTGHYSCFYRNIEGEEK; encoded by the coding sequence ATGATAAAGCTTGATTTTGAAAAAGGGAATGGCTTGTTGCCAGTAGTAGTGCAGGATGTTCATACAAAAGAAGTATTGATGCTTGCCTATATGAATGAAGAAAGTCTGAATAAAACCATAGAAACAAAAGTAGCGACCTATTACAGCAGAAGCCGCCAGGCACTTTGGGTCAAGGGAGAAACAAGTGGACACTATCAGTATGTAAAAGATATTCGTATCGATTGTGATGAAGATACCATTTTATTACTGGTGGAACAAGTTGGTGCAGCCTGCCATACAGGACACTACAGTTGTTTTTATCGCAATATAGAAGGAGAAGAAAAATGA
- the hisE gene encoding phosphoribosyl-ATP diphosphatase — translation MKELDVLYETVIDRKANGEEGSYTSYLFNKGLDKILKKVGEECTEVVIASLSQSKEELVGEIGDLMYHLIVLMVEKGITLDDVNAELEKRSQKTHNLKAERKPIEHL, via the coding sequence ATGAAAGAATTAGATGTATTATATGAAACGGTAATTGATCGTAAAGCCAATGGAGAAGAAGGAAGCTATACTTCTTATCTTTTCAATAAAGGTTTAGATAAAATATTAAAAAAAGTGGGAGAAGAGTGTACAGAGGTTGTCATTGCCTCCTTATCACAAAGTAAAGAAGAGCTTGTAGGTGAAATCGGAGATTTGATGTATCATTTAATCGTGTTGATGGTAGAAAAAGGCATCACATTAGATGATGTAAATGCAGAACTGGAAAAACGTTCTCAAAAAACACATAATCTGAAAGCAGAAAGAAAACCAATCGAACATTTATAG
- a CDS encoding nitroreductase family protein, whose protein sequence is MLKELYERQSIRKYLDKPVEEEKIMELLRAAMNAPTARNTQSWRFMVIENREALDHMQTLSPYTGMMKTAPCAIMVLGDKRDIEPEEYLYVNAAAAIENMLIEAVHQGLGTCWCAIGPRTERIENFRNYFHIEDHLIPIGVVAVGYGDEVKPKVDRFDPEKISYYK, encoded by the coding sequence ATGTTGAAAGAATTATATGAACGTCAAAGTATTCGTAAGTATTTAGACAAACCGGTCGAGGAAGAAAAAATCATGGAGTTGTTACGTGCTGCCATGAATGCACCAACAGCCAGAAACACCCAAAGCTGGCGATTCATGGTGATTGAAAACCGGGAGGCTTTAGATCATATGCAAACATTATCCCCCTATACTGGAATGATGAAAACTGCACCATGTGCCATCATGGTATTAGGTGATAAACGAGATATTGAACCAGAAGAGTATCTATATGTTAATGCTGCGGCAGCCATTGAAAACATGTTGATTGAAGCTGTACATCAGGGACTTGGCACATGCTGGTGTGCTATTGGTCCAAGAACTGAGCGTATAGAAAACTTTAGAAACTATTTCCATATAGAGGATCATTTGATTCCTATTGGTGTTGTGGCTGTTGGTTATGGTGATGAAGTAAAGCCAAAAGTTGATCGTTTTGATCCTGAAAAGATATCGTATTATAAATAA
- a CDS encoding DUF308 domain-containing protein, giving the protein MNIKIENWKLLVLSVFYIIFGILSYTIEKVEFLNFFKIAGIVIILIGLFQILVYFFKKEYLKPNEFSFATGILYCMAGLIVTFKPEVIVDNYPLVLSGLVVLDSTLRLQYSMNLFRLQESQWKINIGAAIVPLIIGMVIILVPFDENTLHNLFSFLLILDAIANFYTILYYKRIVRKYGTRGESMLDFGEEKKHDKIEEMDVIVPTEEE; this is encoded by the coding sequence ATGAATATAAAAATAGAAAACTGGAAACTGCTGGTTTTGTCAGTATTCTACATCATCTTTGGCATACTATCTTATACAATTGAGAAGGTTGAATTTCTAAATTTCTTTAAAATTGCTGGAATCGTCATTATATTAATTGGCCTGTTTCAGATTCTAGTATATTTCTTTAAGAAAGAATACTTAAAACCAAATGAATTCAGCTTTGCGACAGGTATTTTATACTGTATGGCAGGATTGATTGTCACCTTTAAGCCAGAAGTCATTGTGGACAATTATCCACTTGTATTAAGTGGACTTGTTGTATTAGATTCCACTCTTCGTTTACAATACTCCATGAATTTATTTCGTCTGCAGGAAAGTCAGTGGAAAATCAATATTGGTGCCGCCATTGTGCCTTTAATCATTGGCATGGTGATTATCCTTGTGCCTTTTGATGAAAATACCCTGCACAATCTGTTTAGTTTCTTATTGATTCTGGATGCTATCGCCAACTTCTATACGATCTTGTATTATAAACGCATCGTTCGTAAATATGGTACAAGAGGAGAAAGCATGCTGGATTTTGGGGAAGAAAAAAAGCATGATAAGATCGAAGAAATGGATGTTATCGTTCCAACAGAAGAAGAGTAA
- a CDS encoding magnesium transporter CorA family protein: protein MLEYYKTFENGTRKIDQPETGCWISAISPTQEEIEFLTNQIGVLPEFIKASLDEEESSHIDHDEDEGQTLVIVDYPSAEDDENMDENTLLYTTLPLGVVIMKGYIVTICLHENFNIEDMASGRIKGMHTDMKTRFLFLLLLRISQRFLMYLKQIDRVSSRTEMRLHQSMKNKELIQMLGLEKSLVYFSTSLKTDEVTLNKIMRGKQIKLYEDDQDILEDVMIEIHQAIEMCNIYSNILSGTMDAYASVISNNLNIVMKVLTVITIVMSIPNIIFSFYGMNVSGLPIPEWWFPTLVAVIACIIATIIFKRKDMFH from the coding sequence ATGTTAGAATACTACAAAACATTTGAGAATGGCACAAGAAAAATCGACCAGCCGGAAACAGGATGCTGGATCAGCGCAATTTCTCCTACACAGGAAGAAATCGAATTTTTAACAAATCAGATTGGTGTATTGCCAGAGTTTATCAAAGCGAGTCTGGATGAGGAAGAAAGCTCTCATATTGACCATGATGAAGATGAAGGACAAACACTTGTCATTGTCGACTACCCTAGTGCAGAAGATGATGAAAATATGGATGAGAATACATTACTTTATACGACCCTGCCACTTGGTGTTGTCATCATGAAGGGATATATTGTTACAATTTGCCTTCACGAAAACTTCAATATTGAAGATATGGCAAGTGGAAGAATTAAAGGTATGCATACAGATATGAAAACACGCTTTTTATTCTTATTGCTGTTACGTATCTCACAGCGTTTCCTGATGTATCTGAAACAGATTGATCGTGTATCCTCACGAACAGAAATGCGTTTACATCAATCTATGAAAAATAAAGAGTTGATTCAGATGTTAGGATTAGAGAAGTCATTGGTATATTTCTCCACATCCTTAAAGACAGATGAAGTTACTTTAAACAAGATCATGCGTGGCAAACAAATCAAGTTATATGAAGATGATCAGGATATTTTAGAAGATGTTATGATTGAAATTCATCAGGCAATTGAAATGTGTAACATTTATAGTAATATCCTATCTGGAACAATGGATGCTTATGCATCTGTTATTAGTAACAATTTAAATATTGTTATGAAGGTATTGACAGTTATCACCATTGTAATGTCTATTCCAAATATTATCTTCAGTTTCTATGGTATGAATGTTAGTGGACTTCCTATCCCTGAATGGTGGTTTCCTACACTAGTGGCTGTCATTGCCTGTATCATCGCAACTATTATATTCAAACGAAAAGATATGTTCCATTAA